Proteins encoded by one window of uncultured Ilyobacter sp.:
- a CDS encoding zinc ABC transporter substrate-binding protein, translating into MNRFFITMLVTLIFTVLSFGENIKVIATIFPNYDFARNIGKNRAEVTLLLPPGVEAHSYEPTPRDMVRITTSDILLYTGEDMEPWVHRLSGNLPSSVTVSDISQGIEKIKDGDHKDPHIWTDPVLAMKMADNVAAAFIKADPKNSEYYIENVRIYKNKLFKLHQKIERELSDIDKRDVVFSGHMVFGYFAKRYNLTFTTPYRSFSPDAEPTPRRMAELITTIKKRGDSYIYFEELIDPKSAKLIARETGAEILLLHGAHNLSKDDLKSGKDYIDIMEDNLKNLKRGLKNE; encoded by the coding sequence ATGAATAGATTTTTTATAACTATGTTAGTTACGCTGATTTTCACAGTTCTCTCCTTTGGAGAAAATATAAAAGTCATAGCCACAATATTTCCAAATTATGACTTTGCCAGAAATATAGGCAAAAACAGGGCGGAAGTTACCCTGCTTTTGCCACCTGGAGTAGAGGCTCATTCCTATGAGCCAACACCTAGGGATATGGTCAGGATAACCACTTCTGATATTCTCCTCTATACAGGGGAAGATATGGAGCCCTGGGTCCACAGACTGAGTGGAAATCTCCCCTCCTCAGTGACCGTCTCTGACATCAGTCAAGGTATAGAGAAAATAAAAGATGGCGATCACAAAGACCCACATATATGGACAGATCCAGTCCTTGCAATGAAAATGGCAGATAATGTAGCCGCAGCCTTTATAAAAGCTGATCCTAAAAATAGTGAATATTATATTGAAAATGTCAGGATTTACAAAAATAAGCTCTTTAAACTTCATCAGAAGATAGAAAGAGAACTGTCAGATATAGACAAAAGGGACGTTGTTTTTTCAGGTCATATGGTCTTTGGATATTTTGCCAAGAGATACAATCTGACCTTTACAACTCCTTATAGGAGTTTTTCCCCTGATGCAGAGCCGACCCCCAGACGTATGGCAGAGCTCATTACAACCATAAAAAAGCGTGGAGATTCTTATATCTATTTTGAAGAGCTCATAGACCCCAAAAGTGCCAAGCTTATAGCCAGAGAAACCGGGGCAGAGATCCTCCTTCTCCACGGCGCTCATAATCTGTCCAAAGATGATTTGAAATCTGGAAAAGATTATATAGATATAATGGAGGACAATCTTAAAAATCTGAAAAGAGGTCTGAAAAATGAATGA
- a CDS encoding metal ABC transporter ATP-binding protein — protein MNDIIISVDKLNIDYNGIRILENISFDVNAGDYIGIVGPNGSGKTTLVKTMVGILKSSMGSIKYHDVSPGEIGYLPQKSFKLDKTFPGKVREVIASGLLGKKRFPRYLSKEEWKNVDELLKKLKIEKLADKSIGNLSGGQQQRVLLARALVSKPKILFLDEPTSALDPKVRNEFYELLKDINLRENVTILFVSHDVGGIGKHTSKMLYLDRSLVFYGNYDEFCQSDKMTAYFGPISQHQFCWRHTHDH, from the coding sequence ATGAATGATATTATCATCTCTGTGGATAAACTGAATATTGACTATAATGGCATCAGGATTCTTGAAAATATATCTTTTGATGTCAATGCCGGCGACTATATAGGGATAGTGGGTCCAAACGGTTCTGGAAAAACTACCCTTGTAAAAACCATGGTGGGAATACTGAAAAGCAGTATGGGAAGCATAAAATACCATGATGTGAGTCCTGGTGAGATAGGTTACCTTCCCCAGAAGAGTTTTAAGCTAGACAAGACTTTTCCTGGAAAAGTGAGGGAGGTAATAGCGTCTGGTCTCCTTGGAAAAAAAAGATTTCCAAGGTACCTTTCAAAAGAGGAGTGGAAAAATGTAGATGAACTGTTAAAAAAACTAAAGATAGAAAAACTTGCAGATAAATCCATAGGAAATCTTTCTGGTGGTCAGCAGCAAAGGGTGCTTTTAGCCAGGGCTTTGGTGTCAAAGCCCAAAATTTTGTTTTTAGACGAGCCTACATCTGCCCTAGACCCCAAGGTTAGAAATGAGTTTTATGAACTTTTGAAAGATATAAACTTGAGGGAGAATGTAACTATACTTTTTGTATCCCACGATGTAGGAGGAATAGGAAAACACACCTCAAAGATGCTTTATCTAGACAGATCACTTGTTTTCTATGGAAACTATGATGAATTCTGCCAGTCAGATAAGATGACGGCTTACTTTGGTCCAATCTCACAACATCAATTTTGCTGGAGGCATACCCATGATCATTAA
- a CDS encoding metal ABC transporter permease translates to MIINEIAQALSFSFIKRAILSGIFISLSCSFLGPFLVLKNLSLIGDGLAHVAFATVALGIMFSLSPILVSVPLVILASSLILKLNEKANIDGDAAIGLVSSLAVALGVLIASLSKGFNVDLFSFLFGNILIITEGEIIMSGILCVTVVAGVILFYPDLFTITYDEEFAVSQGLNVRLLNQLLIILTSVTIALGIRIVGTMLISSLIIFPAVTALQISSGFKSTLAFSALFSSTSVVLGIFVSYILDIPTGATIVIINSIYFIGAFTFKKLVLKR, encoded by the coding sequence ATGATCATTAATGAAATAGCACAGGCATTAAGTTTCTCATTTATAAAGAGGGCAATATTGTCAGGGATATTTATATCCTTGTCATGCTCTTTTTTAGGACCTTTTTTGGTTCTCAAAAATCTTTCTCTTATAGGGGACGGACTGGCCCACGTGGCCTTTGCCACAGTAGCTCTAGGGATAATGTTTTCCCTATCCCCCATACTGGTTTCTGTTCCCTTAGTTATACTTGCTTCCTCCCTTATACTAAAATTAAATGAAAAGGCAAATATCGACGGAGATGCAGCCATCGGTCTGGTTTCCTCCCTCGCAGTAGCTCTAGGGGTACTAATAGCCAGCCTCTCAAAGGGATTTAACGTGGACTTGTTTAGCTTTCTTTTCGGTAACATCCTAATTATAACAGAAGGAGAAATAATCATGTCTGGGATACTCTGTGTTACTGTTGTCGCAGGAGTCATCCTATTTTATCCGGATCTTTTTACAATAACCTATGATGAGGAGTTTGCAGTGTCACAGGGATTAAATGTCAGACTTTTAAACCAGCTCCTTATAATACTTACATCTGTCACAATAGCCTTGGGAATAAGGATCGTAGGCACCATGCTTATATCCTCACTGATCATATTTCCAGCAGTTACTGCACTGCAGATATCTAGTGGATTCAAGAGCACCCTTGCTTTTTCAGCTCTTTTTTCCTCTACATCGGTGGTTTTAGGAATTTTTGTCTCTTATATACTGGATATTCCAACAGGAGCTACCATAGTGATCATAAACTCTATCTACTTTATAGGGGCCTTTACTTTTAAAAAACTTGTGTTAAAAAGATAA
- a CDS encoding efflux RND transporter periplasmic adaptor subunit produces MIKKTITLIILILFVGCGEKTQDEAPPKEIKPVKTALIKNIEMYKRVVDNSDIEPISQVEQITEKGGEIIEINLNNGDRVEKDQVILTIENETVSSRYFRAKADMKNKKSQMEKTVKFAKDEILKNYEEAKSAYISATGDLDAAEKSFSEKKITFAGNEKLYKERLISEKEYREIISSFEQAKVRFESLKNGGVKEKKATYLLYKKYKDDESWKYNISMAKADYQLALAEFNAAKKDYEDLGVKAKISGVITDMDLDLYQYIDEKKFLFSIIDDSIMKVEMGVPGEDISDISSEKKIDVFIPDISKIIEGKIYEINPSANPTTKKFTVKISLDNSGGFLKKGMYSEVRLESNPKNVPAVPKEAVMIKDLLSYIAIAENKEAKVIQIKTGMESDTFYEVISSEVSSGDKVIIQGQYLLENGDSIKEVE; encoded by the coding sequence ATGATAAAAAAAACAATCACCTTGATAATACTCATTCTCTTCGTCGGATGTGGAGAAAAAACACAGGATGAGGCTCCCCCTAAAGAGATCAAACCCGTAAAAACAGCTCTTATAAAAAATATCGAGATGTACAAAAGAGTGGTGGACAATTCTGACATAGAGCCTATTTCCCAGGTAGAACAAATCACAGAAAAAGGCGGGGAGATAATAGAGATAAACTTAAATAATGGAGATAGGGTAGAAAAAGACCAGGTCATATTAACTATAGAAAATGAAACTGTCTCTTCGAGGTATTTCAGAGCCAAAGCAGATATGAAAAACAAGAAATCTCAGATGGAAAAAACAGTAAAATTTGCAAAGGATGAGATACTCAAAAATTATGAAGAAGCAAAATCTGCCTATATTTCAGCAACAGGAGACCTTGATGCAGCAGAAAAAAGTTTCAGCGAGAAAAAAATCACTTTTGCAGGAAATGAAAAACTTTATAAAGAAAGACTTATCTCTGAAAAAGAGTACAGAGAAATCATAAGTTCCTTTGAACAGGCAAAAGTAAGATTCGAATCTTTAAAAAACGGCGGAGTCAAGGAAAAAAAAGCTACCTATCTTCTCTATAAGAAATATAAAGATGATGAAAGCTGGAAATATAACATCTCAATGGCAAAAGCCGACTACCAGTTGGCCTTAGCTGAATTTAATGCGGCAAAAAAAGACTATGAAGACCTCGGTGTAAAGGCTAAAATATCGGGAGTTATCACAGATATGGATTTAGACCTTTATCAGTATATCGACGAAAAGAAATTTCTTTTTAGCATCATTGACGACTCTATCATGAAGGTGGAAATGGGAGTCCCCGGAGAAGATATCTCTGATATTTCTTCTGAGAAAAAAATAGATGTGTTTATCCCGGATATTTCAAAGATAATAGAAGGAAAAATCTACGAGATAAATCCCTCTGCCAATCCCACGACAAAAAAATTCACAGTAAAAATATCCCTAGATAACAGCGGTGGCTTTCTGAAAAAGGGTATGTACTCAGAAGTAAGGTTAGAGTCAAACCCTAAAAATGTTCCTGCAGTTCCAAAGGAAGCTGTCATGATAAAAGACCTCTTAAGCTATATCGCCATAGCGGAGAATAAAGAGGCAAAGGTGATCCAGATAAAAACCGGAATGGAATCTGACACTTTTTATGAAGTTATCTCCTCTGAAGTATCTTCTGGAGATAAAGTCATCATACAGGGACAGTACCTTTTAGAAAACGGAGACAGCATCAAGGAGGTTGAATAG
- a CDS encoding efflux RND transporter permease subunit — protein MRDIPLIAIKKPATTLMLIVTMIIVGLLSLSQMPVALLPNFNIPVATVVTTWPGASPEDMDKLVTRKLEDAVSLVEGIKDFYSYSSQELSQIVIEFDYGTNSDDKVDLIQTEVNKIRSELPDDINEPVTDKIDIGAETSILVDYIGDDITSLRSTAENLIKPRFQRVKGVGDVTVRGGLEKEVLVELNPYKLDSYNLNAVDIFNIIKQSNINIPIGEIKSGEKSYLVKIEGELESVSQIENVVISNISSKILRLKDVASVTLTHKDRDSFYRVNGQPAVSVMVNKAEDGNIVDIADRIKADIEELAPYLPAKTYLSVGYDASKFINQSINTVKNNAITGLVLASIILFIFLKSFRATSIIALAIPSSIIFTFAFMDMKGISLNVISLMGLSLGVGMLVDNSVVVLDNIYRHYKELKKNPSEAAGEGAREIAMPILASTATTVAVFIPIVLREGIAKEIFSDMSYTISFSLLASLIVALTFVPMISSKILEKEEKHSEDGKLLKKIRIIYMKLLNLALIHRWKTLLITIILFVISLFIAGTIGGEFMPEQDESQYTIIAELPSGMEISMAERISQLLENRVVKEKENDEMVRYSTTGNPSQIAINVELKKKKERNRDVFTIVDSLRSDLSKIPDIKLNLTTVFRGPQTSERDFQFEIYSSNYLQMESITKKLFEVMKNKRGLVDFKSSIEGGGPQAKIIINRDKAQSYGLRVTEIAQALSYQILGDDPITIKTDNEEVDVTVKLAEEFRKSIDRFLDSKIKTPAGISVKIRDIADIKIQEGSSQVERKNKIRKVTISANLAEDYTLKEAQIYMAEEFKKLKPPKTVSYGFGGEGQQLNEAMTDLNIALVLSIFVVYFILVSQFESFVLPFIIVGAIPLSVIGVFFGLFITGRKLDIMVMVGIIMLVGIVVNNAIVLIDYINLLRLRGANIEEALIEAGETRLRPIVMTTLTTVFGMIPLAISRGEGAEMYNGMAIAVIFGLSLSTLLTLIIIPILYSFIENVRVKLKRDRN, from the coding sequence ATGAGAGATATTCCATTAATTGCTATAAAAAAACCTGCAACTACCCTTATGCTTATCGTAACAATGATAATCGTTGGGCTCCTTAGCCTTTCACAGATGCCTGTGGCCCTGCTGCCAAATTTTAATATCCCTGTTGCTACAGTTGTGACAACCTGGCCCGGGGCATCTCCTGAAGATATGGACAAGCTTGTCACAAGAAAATTAGAAGATGCCGTATCCCTCGTAGAGGGGATAAAGGACTTTTACTCTTACTCCAGTCAGGAGCTTTCACAGATAGTTATCGAATTTGACTACGGAACCAATTCCGATGACAAGGTAGACCTCATACAGACAGAGGTAAACAAGATAAGGAGTGAACTTCCTGACGATATAAATGAGCCGGTCACAGACAAAATTGATATAGGGGCTGAGACCTCTATACTGGTGGATTATATAGGGGATGATATCACCTCCCTGAGATCCACTGCAGAAAACCTCATAAAACCCAGGTTTCAAAGGGTAAAAGGAGTAGGTGACGTAACAGTTAGGGGGGGACTGGAAAAAGAGGTACTTGTGGAGCTAAATCCCTACAAACTAGATTCATACAATTTAAATGCAGTGGATATATTCAACATAATAAAACAGTCAAATATAAATATTCCCATAGGAGAGATCAAATCCGGCGAAAAAAGCTACCTTGTAAAAATAGAGGGAGAACTAGAAAGCGTTTCCCAGATAGAAAACGTAGTTATCTCAAATATAAGCTCGAAAATACTTAGACTTAAAGATGTGGCCTCTGTCACTCTTACCCACAAAGACCGGGATTCATTTTACCGGGTAAACGGTCAGCCTGCAGTTTCTGTCATGGTAAATAAAGCTGAAGACGGAAACATAGTTGATATTGCAGACAGAATAAAGGCAGATATAGAAGAACTCGCCCCATACCTCCCTGCAAAAACATACCTTTCAGTGGGCTATGATGCATCAAAATTTATAAATCAGTCTATCAATACTGTAAAAAACAACGCCATCACGGGACTTGTACTGGCCTCTATAATTTTATTTATATTCCTGAAAAGTTTCAGAGCCACTTCAATAATTGCTCTGGCTATACCATCTTCCATTATTTTCACCTTTGCTTTTATGGATATGAAGGGAATATCTCTCAATGTAATATCCTTAATGGGTCTCTCCCTCGGAGTGGGGATGCTCGTAGACAATTCAGTCGTTGTCCTAGACAATATCTACAGACATTATAAAGAACTAAAAAAGAACCCTTCAGAGGCCGCAGGTGAAGGTGCTAGAGAGATTGCCATGCCAATTTTGGCTTCTACAGCTACTACAGTGGCAGTATTTATACCAATCGTCCTTAGAGAGGGGATTGCAAAAGAGATATTCAGCGATATGTCCTACACCATCTCATTCTCTCTTTTGGCCTCCCTTATAGTTGCTCTCACCTTTGTTCCTATGATATCTAGCAAGATACTAGAAAAAGAGGAGAAACACAGTGAGGACGGGAAATTATTAAAAAAAATAAGAATAATATATATGAAGCTTTTAAACTTGGCACTGATTCACAGGTGGAAAACGCTGCTAATAACAATTATACTCTTTGTTATCTCACTTTTTATAGCAGGAACCATCGGCGGAGAATTTATGCCTGAGCAGGATGAAAGTCAGTATACAATAATAGCGGAACTTCCCTCTGGGATGGAGATTTCCATGGCAGAACGTATATCACAGCTTCTAGAAAACAGGGTGGTAAAAGAAAAAGAAAATGATGAAATGGTCAGATACAGTACCACTGGAAACCCCAGTCAGATAGCCATCAACGTCGAACTTAAAAAGAAAAAAGAGAGAAACCGTGATGTTTTTACCATAGTAGATTCCCTCAGAAGTGATCTGTCAAAAATCCCAGATATAAAACTAAATCTCACTACGGTTTTTAGGGGGCCACAAACCTCAGAAAGAGATTTCCAGTTTGAGATATATTCGTCAAATTATCTTCAGATGGAATCCATCACTAAAAAACTATTTGAGGTTATGAAAAATAAACGTGGACTGGTTGACTTTAAATCATCTATAGAAGGGGGAGGTCCTCAGGCGAAAATAATCATAAACAGAGACAAGGCACAGTCTTATGGTCTAAGAGTCACTGAGATAGCCCAGGCCTTGAGTTATCAGATACTAGGAGATGACCCCATCACAATAAAGACTGATAATGAAGAGGTCGATGTCACTGTCAAATTAGCAGAAGAGTTTCGAAAGTCCATAGACAGATTTTTAGATTCCAAAATAAAAACTCCTGCAGGAATTTCTGTAAAAATAAGAGATATAGCAGATATAAAAATCCAAGAGGGTTCATCCCAGGTGGAAAGAAAAAACAAGATAAGAAAAGTAACAATTTCTGCCAACCTAGCAGAGGACTATACCCTAAAAGAAGCTCAAATTTACATGGCTGAGGAGTTTAAAAAACTCAAGCCTCCAAAGACAGTATCCTATGGATTCGGTGGTGAGGGCCAGCAGTTAAATGAGGCTATGACAGACCTGAATATAGCCCTTGTGCTCTCCATCTTTGTAGTTTATTTTATCCTGGTATCCCAGTTTGAATCTTTCGTTCTACCCTTTATCATAGTAGGGGCCATCCCTCTTTCTGTAATCGGCGTATTTTTCGGTCTTTTTATTACAGGAAGAAAGTTGGATATCATGGTGATGGTAGGAATAATAATGCTTGTAGGAATAGTTGTAAATAATGCCATTGTACTCATAGACTATATCAATCTTTTGAGATTGAGGGGGGCCAATATAGAGGAGGCACTTATCGAAGCCGGTGAAACCAGGCTGAGACCCATTGTCATGACCACTCTCACCACAGTTTTTGGTATGATACCTCTTGCTATAAGCAGGGGAGAGGGGGCCGAGATGTACAACGGCATGGCAATCGCAGTTATTTTTGGTCTTTCACTTTCTACTCTTCTCACTCTTATAATTATACCTATACTTTATTCCTTCATAGAAAACGTGAGGGTTAAATTAAAAAGAGACAGAAATTAA
- a CDS encoding diguanylate cyclase has product MGKFWRKFFRSTVVVCLIIIFGVNYRFEMIKSIDKFKKQSDENYYYMDKNISAVNELLNILKTSGTTYYEKNVRVGNNNLDFKYLPKDDIYIFTDDADRMVAGINRISSDWSMKKELDMSEIVAASYKNVSKVMPDIAHIYYVSGKGFINIFPQIPRDKYSSVRDIYKLDFVKKELSTKSQKRETGSFWSGIYKDPLGDDPIITTGAPIYDGSTLKGIITLGLKSNFFVKKKDSSLIMEFFLVDDKGNALSTKNIENKEVSKFYDSLPKKIYEKRYKLSDMEPCDIEKIGKYYIYYEQCNSAPWKVYYVTDILKLNSEIIRSNMVFIALWFISLIFLYGVSTRKAVVKDSQQTIEKLQVMLRKSDKEVEKDFLTGAYNRKGFTKIANLELDRMKRYDIDACIIMMDIDHFKKFNDTYGHACGDFVLRSFVRVVTKNIRLSDIVGRWGGEEFLVLLPETDYKGALLAAEKIRKTVESEIFYYHNQSLNITVTIGVSKLNVGKSLEKAVEEADEAMYMGKENGRNRVVGYQDIVSKNIKLKK; this is encoded by the coding sequence ATGGGAAAATTTTGGAGAAAGTTCTTTAGGAGCACGGTTGTAGTCTGTTTAATTATAATTTTCGGAGTCAACTACAGATTTGAGATGATAAAATCTATAGACAAATTTAAAAAACAGTCAGATGAAAATTATTATTATATGGACAAAAATATATCTGCAGTAAATGAACTTCTCAATATTCTTAAAACTTCCGGAACTACCTATTATGAGAAGAATGTGAGAGTCGGAAATAATAATCTTGACTTTAAATATCTACCTAAAGATGATATATATATATTCACAGATGATGCAGACAGAATGGTAGCCGGGATAAATAGAATAAGCTCTGATTGGTCTATGAAAAAAGAGCTTGATATGTCAGAGATTGTTGCCGCCAGCTACAAAAATGTATCAAAAGTCATGCCGGATATTGCCCATATATATTATGTCTCTGGCAAGGGTTTTATAAATATTTTTCCTCAAATACCAAGGGATAAATATTCCTCTGTGAGGGATATATATAAACTGGATTTTGTAAAAAAAGAGCTTTCGACGAAAAGTCAAAAGAGGGAAACAGGTTCCTTCTGGAGCGGTATTTATAAAGACCCACTAGGGGATGATCCGATCATTACCACAGGAGCTCCCATATACGACGGGAGTACACTAAAGGGGATAATAACACTGGGACTAAAAAGTAATTTTTTTGTAAAAAAAAAAGATTCTAGCCTCATAATGGAATTTTTTCTGGTGGATGATAAAGGCAATGCACTTTCAACAAAAAATATTGAAAATAAAGAGGTGTCAAAGTTTTATGATAGTCTCCCAAAAAAAATTTATGAAAAGAGATACAAGCTTTCAGATATGGAGCCCTGTGACATAGAGAAAATAGGGAAGTATTATATCTATTATGAACAGTGTAACTCTGCTCCGTGGAAAGTATACTATGTCACTGATATACTGAAGCTGAACTCTGAAATCATTAGAAGCAATATGGTTTTCATCGCTTTATGGTTTATATCTCTGATATTTTTATACGGAGTGTCAACGCGTAAGGCTGTGGTAAAGGACAGTCAGCAGACCATAGAAAAACTACAGGTGATGCTTAGAAAAAGTGATAAGGAGGTCGAAAAAGACTTTTTGACCGGTGCTTATAACAGAAAAGGTTTCACTAAAATAGCAAATTTGGAATTAGACAGAATGAAACGGTATGATATAGATGCCTGTATAATTATGATGGACATAGATCACTTTAAAAAATTCAATGATACTTACGGGCACGCTTGCGGAGATTTTGTTTTAAGATCTTTTGTAAGAGTTGTCACAAAGAATATCCGTCTCAGTGATATAGTGGGTAGATGGGGAGGAGAGGAGTTTCTTGTACTCCTTCCTGAGACAGACTACAAGGGTGCCCTTCTTGCTGCAGAGAAAATAAGAAAGACGGTGGAAAGTGAGATTTTTTACTATCATAACCAGTCTCTGAATATAACTGTGACAATAGGAGTATCAAAACTGAATGTGGGAAAATCCCTGGAAAAGGCGGTGGAAGAGGCAGATGAAGCCATGTATATGGGAAAAGAAAATGGGAGAAACCGTGTGGTGGGATACCAGGATATTGTGTCTAAAAATATAAAGTTGAAGAAATAA
- a CDS encoding bifunctional precorrin-2 dehydrogenase/sirohydrochlorin ferrochelatase has product MEHNFFPLFIDLNEKRCLVIGAGNIACRKIKTLLKYGAKVEVITKYVAEDEILGLQDVKISTRDFIEEDLKNVFLVVAATSNSDFNKYIYEICNEKNILVNNMTSKVEMNARFAAIYESEMVQVAVSSKGYPKKSLEIRDSIKKLLEKNKHQHET; this is encoded by the coding sequence ATGGAGCACAATTTTTTCCCGCTGTTTATAGACTTGAATGAAAAGCGATGTCTTGTTATAGGGGCTGGAAATATAGCCTGCAGGAAAATAAAAACCCTGCTGAAATACGGGGCAAAGGTAGAGGTAATAACCAAATATGTGGCAGAAGATGAGATTCTTGGGCTTCAGGATGTAAAAATATCAACGAGAGATTTTATAGAGGAAGACCTAAAAAATGTTTTTTTGGTAGTGGCTGCGACGAGCAACAGTGACTTCAATAAATATATATATGAGATCTGCAATGAAAAGAACATACTGGTAAATAATATGACATCCAAAGTAGAGATGAATGCCAGATTTGCTGCGATATATGAAAGTGAAATGGTTCAGGTGGCGGTATCCTCAAAGGGGTACCCGAAAAAATCCCTGGAGATAAGGGACAGCATAAAAAAATTACTGGAAAAAAATAAACACCAGCATGAGACTTAA
- a CDS encoding MATE family efflux transporter, translating into MKNVNRLTEGPISKLLISLAIPIMGSSFLQMAYGLVDMLWIGRLGSNAVAGIGTAMFFINFGYALNSMVVTGAGIKVSHSIGSKDYDGAADCIKNAFLINFIMFIFFISGLIFFRDGLIGYFQLNDNEVEGMAKTYLVITGLGLVFKFSNFLFTRILNSFGESKLPFKINAAGVVMNIILDPLLIFGLDMGVAGAALATIISQTLSMFLFLRASREYFSIKNIFQYNLKRIKEILNLGMPIAVQRVLFTGFGILIAKIIAKWGPDAIAAQKIGLQIESIAYMTAGGLYGAVASFIGQNYGAKKYKRISEGYKTAFLLASVIGGTATLLFIVFPKELIGIFIRDSKTLEIGVNYLRIIGLSQFFMCIEIISNASFSGIGRPKIPSTISIIFTGMRIPIAYYLSQESRMGINGVWVSIALTSIFKGIILSGLFLKNLRKIYIKVKGEGLWI; encoded by the coding sequence ATGAAAAATGTAAATAGATTAACGGAGGGGCCCATAAGCAAGCTGCTCATATCGCTGGCGATACCGATAATGGGGTCTTCTTTTTTACAGATGGCATACGGGCTTGTAGATATGCTATGGATAGGTAGACTGGGAAGTAATGCCGTAGCAGGGATAGGAACCGCAATGTTTTTTATAAATTTCGGATATGCCCTCAATTCTATGGTGGTAACCGGAGCCGGCATAAAGGTATCTCACAGCATAGGATCCAAGGATTATGACGGTGCTGCAGACTGTATAAAAAACGCTTTTCTTATAAATTTTATTATGTTTATTTTCTTTATAAGCGGTTTAATATTTTTCAGAGACGGCTTGATAGGCTATTTCCAACTGAATGACAACGAAGTTGAAGGCATGGCAAAGACATATCTTGTAATAACAGGATTAGGGCTTGTGTTTAAGTTTTCAAACTTTCTTTTTACCAGAATTTTAAATAGCTTCGGGGAAAGCAAGCTCCCCTTTAAAATAAACGCAGCCGGTGTAGTGATGAATATCATATTAGACCCGCTGCTTATATTTGGGCTGGATATGGGGGTAGCAGGTGCTGCTCTAGCCACAATAATATCCCAGACACTTAGTATGTTTTTATTTCTGAGAGCTTCAAGGGAGTATTTTTCCATAAAAAATATATTTCAGTATAACTTAAAAAGAATAAAAGAAATACTGAATTTAGGGATGCCCATAGCAGTACAGAGGGTCCTCTTCACAGGTTTTGGTATACTCATAGCAAAAATAATCGCCAAATGGGGCCCAGACGCAATAGCGGCTCAGAAGATAGGACTGCAGATAGAGTCAATAGCGTATATGACCGCAGGAGGACTCTACGGGGCAGTAGCCAGCTTTATCGGTCAAAACTACGGGGCAAAAAAATATAAAAGAATATCAGAAGGTTATAAAACAGCTTTTTTACTGGCTAGTGTTATAGGCGGTACTGCTACTCTTCTCTTCATAGTCTTTCCAAAAGAGCTGATAGGGATATTCATAAGGGACAGCAAAACATTGGAGATCGGTGTAAATTATCTCAGAATAATCGGTCTGTCACAGTTTTTTATGTGCATTGAGATAATAAGCAACGCCTCATTCAGCGGAATAGGTAGGCCAAAAATCCCCTCCACAATCAGCATAATATTTACAGGTATGAGGATACCTATAGCGTATTACCTGTCCCAAGAATCTAGAATGGGAATAAACGGTGTCTGGGTGAGTATAGCTTTGACTAGCATCTTCAAAGGGATTATTCTTTCAGGGTTATTTTTGAAAAACTTGAGAAAAATTTATATAAAGGTTAAGGGAGAGGGATTATGGATTTAA